In Pyrus communis chromosome 1, drPyrComm1.1, whole genome shotgun sequence, the following are encoded in one genomic region:
- the LOC137732722 gene encoding profilin-2-like → MSWQTYVDDHLMCEIEGNHLSAAAIIGHDGSVWAQSATFPQLKPEEVTGIMNDFNEPGSLAPTGLYLGGTKYMVIQGEPGVVIRGKKGPGGVTVKKSTMALLIGIYDEPMTAGQCNMVVERLGDYLIEQGL, encoded by the exons ATGTCTTGGCAAACGTACGTCGATGACCATCTGATGTGCGAAATCGAAGGCAACCACCTCTCCGCCGCAGCCATCATCGGCCACGACGGCAGCGTCTGGGCCCAGAGCGCCACCTTCCCTCAG CTGAAGCCTGAGGAGGTGACTGGCATTATGAATGACTTCAATGAACCGGGTTCACTTGCTCCGACCGGGCTGTATCTTGGAGGGACCAAATACATGGTGATCCAGGGTGAACCAGGAGTTGTGATTCGAGGAAAGAAG GGCCCTGGTGGTGTCACTGTGAAGAAGAGCACTATGGCTTTGCTGATCGGGATTTATGATGAGCCGATGACTGCGGGCCAATGCAACATGGTTGTCGAGAGGCTTGGGGATTATCTCATTGAGCAGGGTCTCTAG
- the LOC137732714 gene encoding glucan endo-1,3-beta-glucosidase 13-like translates to MGRGFFRLLFATSLLPILLDVCWGSTIGICYGRNADDLPTPDKAAQLVQLHNIKYVRIYDSNIQVLKAFANTGVELMIGVPNSDLLAFSQFQSNADTWLKNSILPYYPATKITYITVGAEVTESSSNFSAQVVPAMRNVLTALKKVGLSKKIKLSSTHSLGVLSRSFPPSAGAFNSSHASFLKPLLEFLAENQSPFMVDIYPYYAYRDSPSNGTLDYALFEASSEVIDPNTGLLYTNMLDAQIDAIYYALMALNFKTIKVMVTETGWPSKGSPKETAATPDNAQTYNTNLIRHVINDTGTPAKPGERLDVYIFSLFNENRKPGLESERNWGLFYPDQTSVYNLDFTGKGSVDMTSETNVTSSNGTTTTTWCIASSKASELDLQNALDWACGPGNVDCRAIQPSQPCFEPDNTVAHASFAFNTYYQQNGATDIACSFGGTGIKVDKNPSYDNCVYMTTGSNKTVSSNTTAISSTSSSTRNGVQAWIFSCLLVTLMSFLSAESR, encoded by the exons ATGGGAAGAGGGTTCTTCCGGCTTCTCTTTGCAACTTCACTGCTGCCTATACTTTTGG ATGTTTGCTGGGGAAGTACTATTGGAATCTGCTATGGAAGAAATGCTGATGATCTTCCTACGCCTGACAAAGCGGCGCAGCTTGTCCAGCTTCATAACATTAAATATGTTAGGATTTACGACTCCAACATACAAGTCCTCAAGGCCTTTGCAAACACTGGCGTTGAACTTATGATTGGGGTTCCGAACTCGGATTTATTGGCGTTTTCACAGTTCCAATCCAATGCAGACACCTGGCTCAAGAACAGCATCCTTCCTTACTACCCAGCAACGAAGATCACATACATAACGGTTGGAGCTGAAGTTACTGAGAGCTCCAGTAATTTCTCTGCCCAAGTAGTGCCGGCCATGAGAAATGTCCTCACAGCCTTAAAAAAAGTTGGTCTGTCTAAGAAGATCAAATTATCGAGCACACATTCCCTCGGTGTTCTGTCCCGATCATTCCCTCCCTCAGCAGGGGCTTTTAATAGCAGCCATGCGTCTTTCCTGAAACCGCTGTTGGAATTCCTTGCCGAAAACCAGTCGCCCTTCATGGTTGATATTTATCCATACTATGCTTACAGAGATTCTCCAAGCAATGGCACTTTGGATTACGCTCTATTTGAGGCATCGTCAGAAGTTATTGATCCGAACACTGGTTTGCTATACACTAACATGCTCGATGCTCAGATTGACGCTATATATTACGCGCTGATGGCCCTGAATTTCAAAACAATCAAAGTCATGGTCACTGAGACGGGCTGGCCTTCGAAAGGATCGCCTAAAGAGACAGCTGCAACTCCTGATAATGCCCAAACTTACAATACCAATTTGATTCGCCATGTCATCAACGATACTGGTACTCCCGCAAAGCCTGGAGAGAGGCTGGATGTGTACATCTTCTCCTTGTTCAACGAAAATAGGAAGCCAGGGTTGGAATCTGAGAGGAACTGGGGGCTATTTTACCCGGACCAGACTAGCGTCTACAACCTGGATTTCACAGGAAAAGGTTCCGTGGATATGACTTCAGAGACTAATGTTACCAGTTCAAATGGAACAACAACGACAACATGGTGCATTGCTTCGAGTAAGGCTTCTGAACTCGACTTGCAGAATGCCTTGGATTGGGCTTGTGGTCCTGGGAATGTGGACTGTAGAGCTATTCAGCCTAGCCAGCCTTGTTTCGAGCCAGATAATACAGTGGCTCACGCATCGTTTGCATTCAACACTTATTACCAGCAAAATGGGGCTACTGATATTGCTTGCAGTTTCGGAGGTACAGGGATCAAGGTCGATAAGAACCCAA GCTATGACAACTGCGTCTATATGACTACTGG GAGCAACAAAACCGTATCAAGTAATACGACTGCAATATCTTCTACCTCCTCTTCCACGAGGAACGGAGTTCAagcatggatttttagttgcCTTCTGGTGACTTTGATGTCATTCCTTTCCGCGGAGAGCAGATAA
- the LOC137710904 gene encoding mitogen-activated protein kinase kinase 6-like → MKTKTPLNLNLKQLKLNVPAQEANIKSFLTASGTFHDGDLRLNQKGLRLISEEKETPDQSSDSKELNFEITLEDLETIKVIGKGSGGVVQLVRHKWVGTLFALKVIQMNIQEEIRKQIVQELKINQAAQCPHVVVCHHSFYHNGAISLVLEYMNRGSLADVIGQVNTILEPYLAVVCKQVLQGLVYLHNKRHVIHRDIKPSNLLVNHEGQVKITDFGVSASLASSMGLRDTFVGTYNYMSPERISGSTYDYSCDIWSLGLVVLECAIGRFPYMQSEDQQSWPSFYELLEAIVESPPPSAPPDQFSPEFCSFVSACIQKDPQHRSSCLDLLSHPFIKKFEDKDIDLEILVGSLEPPVNFPR, encoded by the exons ATGAAGACTAAGACGCCATTGAATTTGAACTTGAAGCAGCTGAAGCTCAATGTCCCAGCTCAAGAAGCCAACATCAAGTCCTTTCT GACTGCCAGTGGCACATTTCATGACGGCGATCTGCGTCTGAACCAGAAAGGATTGCGGCTTATATCTGAAGAGAAGGAGACCCCA GATCAATCTTCTGACAGTAAGGAGCTCAACTTTGAAATTACATTGGAAGACCTTGAGACTATCAAAGTTATCGGGAAGGGAAGTGGTGGTGTAGTACAACTTGTTCGTCATAAATGGGTCGGAACACTATTCGCCTTGAAG GTGATCCAGATGAACATACAAGAGGAAATTCGTAAACAGATTGTGCAGGAGCTAAAAATAAACCAAGCAGCACAATGTCCACATGTGGTGGTTTGTCACCACTCATTCTATCACAACGGGGCCATTTCTCTTGTGTTAGAATACATGAATCGGGGATCTCTTGCAGATGTGATCGGACAAGTTAATACAATTCTTGAACCATATCTTGCAGTCGTTTGTAAACAG GTTTTACAAGGTCTTGTCTATCTGCATAACAAAAGGCATGTAATACATCGAGACATAAAACCATCCAACCTGCTTGTAAACCATGAAGGGCAGGTAAAGATTACTGATTTCGGTGTGAGTGCTTCACTAGCTAGCTCTATGGGTCTAAGAGACACATTTGTTGGTACTTACAATTACATGTCG CCGGAGAGAATTAGCGGGAGTACTTATGACTATAGCTGTGATATTTGGAGTTTAGGTTTGGTGGTACTGGAGTGTGCGATCGGGAGGTTTCCTTACATGCAATCTGAAGATCAACAAAGCTGGCCAAGCTTTTATGAGCTTTTGGAGGCAATTGTGGAAAGTCCACCACCTTCAGCTCCTCCGGATCAGTTCTCCCCCGAGTTCTGTTCTTTCGTGTCTGCCTG CATACAGAAGGATCCTCAACACAGATCATCATGTTTGGACCTTTTG AGTCACCCGTTCATCAAGAAGTTCGAAGACAAAGACATTGATCTCGAGATTCTGGTTGGCAGCTTAGAACCTCCTGTAAATTTTCCTAGATAG